The following coding sequences are from one Eucalyptus grandis isolate ANBG69807.140 chromosome 11, ASM1654582v1, whole genome shotgun sequence window:
- the LOC104425486 gene encoding uncharacterized protein LOC104425486: MVGPISNLGSLHSPPIFSSKMPSPSTSIAIKLKTLIQTLIFSRACRVSRALSKAKSFLADVIRKGPPVYFIYFAKNKRKSKMYIGSFRMYYNWCSSRSYSTPTSVLDGFRTNHLYYDSTWNCSIPTSEAPAAECEDEGESQLSGYLQWLEEKNKAKASGSFAELNNGNEIDELADVFIAQCHEKFILEKQESDRRFQEMLARGI; this comes from the coding sequence atggtcGGTCCTATATCCAACCTAGGATCTCTTCATTCCCCTCCAATCTTCTCATCCAAAATGCCATCTCCCTCTACTTCCATCGCCATAAAGCTCAAAACCCTGATCCAAACACTCATCTTCTCACGAGCCTGCCGTGTCTCTCGAGCCCTCTCGAAGGCGAAATCTTTCCTCGCCGACGTCATCCGGAAGGGACCGCCGGTTTACTTCATTTACTTCGCCAAGAACAAGAGGAAGAGCAAGATGTACATCGGATCGTTCCGGATGTACTACAATTGGTGCTCCTCGCGTTCGTACTCCACCCCAACTTCGGTCCTAGACGGGTTCCGGACGAACCACTTGTACTACGACTCGACGTGGAATTGCTCGATCCCGACATCAGAGGCCCCGGCCGCTGAGTGCGAAGACGAAGGGGAGTCGCAGCTGTCCGGCTATCTCCAATGGCTCGAAGAGAAGAACAAGGCTAAAGCAAGTGGTAGCTTCGCCGAGCTGAACAACGGCAACGAGATTGATGAGCTGGCCGATGTGTTCATCGCCCAGTGCCACGAGAAGTTCATTTTGGAGAAGCAAGAGTCGGACAGGAGGTTCCAGGAAATGCTAGCAAGAGGCATTTGA